A DNA window from Macadamia integrifolia cultivar HAES 741 chromosome 4, SCU_Mint_v3, whole genome shotgun sequence contains the following coding sequences:
- the LOC122075299 gene encoding flavonoid 3'-monooxygenase-like encodes MTPLSLVISSLFFAFIVYFCFNRFLHRYPKPLPPGPKPWPIIGNLPHLGSKPHHSLAALARIYGPLMHLRLGSVHVVVAASASVASQFLKTHDANFSSRPPNSGAKHIAYNYQDLVFAPYGSRWRMLRKICSVHLFSAKALDDFRLVRQEEVAVLTHHLAAAGRVGLVNVGQLLNVCTTNTLSRVMIGWRVFGEGDGIKNAKSQEFKEMVVELMVLAGVFNIGDFVPRLEWLDLQGVASKMKKLHARFDAFLNAIIAEHESTGVNGDGPAQLHKDLLSTLIGLKDDADGEGGKISDTEIKALLLDLFTAGTDTSSSTVEWALAELIRHPNILVQAQKELDSVVGMDRLVTESDLPNLPYLQAIIKETFRLHPSTPLSLPRMAAESCEINGYYIPKDSTLLVNVWAISRDPAIWPEPLEFRPERFLPGSKLAHIDIKGNDFEVIPFGAGRRICAGMSLGLRMVQLLTATLVHAFDWVLPEALSPEKLNMEEAYGLTLQRAMPLMAFTRPRLVQHLYGTTVRA; translated from the exons ATGACACCCCTCTCCCTTGTAATCTCCTCCCTATTCTTCGCTTTCATCGTTTACTTTTGTTTCAATCGCTTCCTTCACAGATACCCAAAACCTCTCCCTCCAGGTCCTAAGCCATGGCCTATAATCGGAAACCTTCCCCACCTTGGCTCCAAGCCTCACCATTCTCTCGCCGCCTTGGCTCGTATCTATGGTCCTCTAATGCATCTGAGGCTGGGATCTGTTCACGTGGTCGTCGCTGCTTCAGCTTCCGTTGCTTCTCAGTTTCTGAAAACTCACGACGCCAATTTCTCAAGCCGACCACCTAACTCAGGTGCTAAACACATCGCTTATAATTACCAGGACCTCGTCTTTGCACCCTACGGTTCACGTTGGCGCATGCTCCGTAAGATCTGCTCCGTTCATCTCTTCTCCGCCAAGGCGTTGGATGATTTCCGTCTTGTCCGACag GAGGAGGTGGCTGTACTGACGCACCACCTAGCGGCGGCAGGACGCGTGGGGCTAGTGAATGTTGGACAGTTGCTGAACGTGTGTACCACAAACACGCTTTCGAGGGTGATGATTGGGTGGAGAGTGTTTGGGGAGGGCGATGGTATTAAGAACGCAAAGTCGCAAGAGTTTAAGGAGATGGTGGTGGAGTTAATGGTGCTTGCCGGAGTATTCAATATTGGTGATTTTGTTCCAAGGTTGGAATGGTTGGATTTACAGGGGGTGGCTTCTAAGATGAAGAAGTTGCACGCGAGATTTGATGCTTTCTTGAATGCTATCATCGCCGAACATGAGTCTACTGGTGTGAATGGCGATGGGCCGGCTCAGCTACATAAGGATTTGTTGAGTACTCTTATTGGGTTGAAGGATGATGCCGACGGCGAGGGTGGGAAGATCTCCGACACTGAGATTAAGGCCTTGCTTTTg GACTTATTCACGGCAGGAACTGACACATCATCAAGCACCGTAGAGTGGGCCCTGGCGGAGCTGATTCGTCACCCTAACATACTGGTTCAAGCCCAAAAGGAGTTGGACTCGGTCGTTGGAATGGATCGGCTCGTGACGGAATCGGATCTACCCAATCTCCCATACCTACAAGCCATCATCAAAGAAACGTTTCGTCTTCACCCATCAACGCCATTATCACTCCCGCGAATGGCCGCCGAGAGCTGTGAGATCAACGGCTATTACATTCCAAAGGATTCCACACTTCTCGTCAATGTATGGGCCATTTCACGTGACCCAGCAATTTGGCCCGAACCGTTGGAGTTCCGACCCGAGAGATTCCTCCCTGGTAGTAAACTGGCCCATATTGATATTAAGGGGAACGATTTTGAAGTTATACCCTTTGGGGCCGGGCGTAGAATATGCGCAGGGATGAGCCTTGGGTTGCGAATGGTGCAGCTTTTGACTGCTACTTTGGTCCATGCATTTGATTGGGTCCTACCGGAGGCCCTGTCTCCAGAGAAGCTGAACATGGAAGAGGCTTATGGGCTGACCTTGCAAAGGGCCATGCCTCTTATGGCGTTTACACGCCCAAGGTTGGTCCAACATTTATATGGCACCACTGTTAGAGCTTGA
- the LOC122075524 gene encoding L10-interacting MYB domain-containing protein-like: MSRVMKSPRTPNPKSTTIIWNEAELRAFINHMVENVRKGLKTNSTFTKIGWENICKGLEAEFKRPFGKEQLRNKMNKLQKEYNSFRRLLETTGFGWDANARTATAEDSVWESAIQGNKDWAKYRRNGLTWWLELLEIFSDNRPMEIEGFPSLLLLFLCLLTLLMIMMIFRRWILMTVMVVATHPKYLLLPSGNLTRLLRIVGGRARQGQSRTLLRTSEIF; encoded by the exons ATGTCCAGAGTTATGAAATCCCCAAGAACCCCTAACCCCAAAAGTACTACTATAATATGGAATGAAGCTGAACTAAGAgcattcatcaatcatatggTTGAGAATGTAAGGAAAGGATTGAAGACCAACTCAACGTTCACAAAGATTGGATGGGAGAATATTTGTAAAGGATTGGAGGCTGAATTCAAGCGACCATTTGGGAAGGAGCAACTTCGTAATAAGATGAATAAGTTACAGAAGGAGTATAACAGCTTTAGGCGGTTGTTGGAAACAACTGGATTCGGATGGGATGCAAATGCTCGGACTGCAACAGCAGAGGATTCTGTATGGGAATCAGCTATTCAG ggaaacaaagattgggCAAAGTATAGAAGAAATGGTCTTACTTGGTGGCTAGAGTTGTTAGAGATATTTTCTGATAATCGGCCCATGGAGATAGAGGGTTTTCCTAGTCTACTGTTGTTATTCCTTTGTCTACTAACCTTgctaatgataatgatgattttTAGGAGATGGATCTTGATGACAGTGATGGTAGTAGCGACACACCCGAAATATCTGCTTCTCCCAAGTGGCAACTTGACAAGACTCCTACGGATCGTAGGAGGAAGAGCCAGACAAGGGCAATCACGAACTCTACTTAGGACTTCAGAGATTTTTTGA